One region of Bacillus zhangzhouensis genomic DNA includes:
- a CDS encoding HAMP domain-containing histidine kinase — translation MNLRAKLFFHFVGQMFIVIAILMIGNTFSENLYFKKHYENMAETGLTKADGDTLMSWLYFNEDGKMEANDQLKQAVKKRDGWLQVIDSKKNNVYSYHLPKSIPTSYQKDEMIKIFEKREFKDYKMYFWPIEIDQESFIVLYGFKTNSTKVANYLKQHEKNLAALSQYSVETKEFLKRMNGSVHLFNAEGKYLKGIRANTNLKHNVTDVELLKYQSKPWEFRSDLTYMKVNKNLYIIVSVPNKVYSPDELYDKETDALNQYTTILIAGLALTIIIVMTLWYSYRYGLPIYHIIRWLIFLSKNKLQEPTNRKGIPVSKNKKGRIKREYRLFEDILKTMDQLTHTLKENEANRRKIQTTREEWIAGLSHDLKTPLSTIYGYGLMLESDQYQWSKEEVMEMGQVIREKSEYMSTLIEDLNLTYRLKNGALPINRKPVKLSEFLASIMDEFSRSSFSEDYPSSFEDQTNGVIFEIDKAWFRRVIENLLANAVKHNQKGTHITAVLSETDEEVRIEMKDNGSGMAQETVDHLFNRYYRGTNTNDPTNGTGLGLAIAKELVLLHDGDIQVESELGTGTTIAIILKKSSSVK, via the coding sequence ATGAATTTACGAGCAAAACTTTTCTTTCACTTTGTCGGACAAATGTTTATTGTGATTGCCATTCTGATGATTGGGAATACGTTCTCTGAGAACTTATATTTTAAAAAACACTACGAGAACATGGCCGAAACTGGTTTAACAAAAGCTGATGGAGATACACTCATGAGCTGGCTTTATTTTAACGAGGATGGAAAAATGGAAGCCAACGATCAGCTTAAGCAGGCAGTGAAAAAACGAGACGGCTGGCTGCAAGTGATTGATTCAAAAAAGAATAACGTTTATAGCTATCACCTCCCTAAATCCATTCCAACCTCCTATCAAAAGGATGAAATGATCAAGATCTTTGAAAAAAGGGAATTTAAAGATTACAAGATGTACTTTTGGCCAATTGAGATTGATCAAGAAAGCTTTATTGTGTTATATGGGTTCAAAACGAACAGCACAAAGGTAGCCAATTATCTGAAGCAACACGAGAAAAATTTGGCTGCATTATCTCAATATTCGGTTGAAACGAAAGAATTCTTGAAGAGAATGAACGGATCGGTTCATCTGTTCAATGCTGAAGGAAAATATTTGAAAGGGATTCGGGCCAACACAAATTTGAAACATAACGTCACAGATGTTGAATTGCTCAAGTATCAATCAAAGCCTTGGGAGTTTAGAAGTGACCTCACTTATATGAAAGTGAATAAAAACCTGTATATCATCGTTTCGGTACCAAATAAAGTATACAGCCCAGACGAGCTTTACGATAAAGAGACAGACGCTTTAAATCAATACACAACCATTTTAATTGCAGGTCTTGCACTCACTATTATTATTGTCATGACATTGTGGTATTCGTATCGCTACGGGCTTCCAATTTATCACATTATTCGCTGGCTGATTTTCTTATCAAAAAATAAATTGCAGGAACCAACAAATAGAAAGGGAATTCCAGTCAGTAAAAATAAAAAAGGCCGTATTAAGCGGGAATACCGTTTATTTGAAGATATACTAAAAACAATGGATCAGCTCACACATACTTTAAAAGAGAATGAAGCAAACCGAAGAAAAATTCAAACCACAAGGGAAGAATGGATTGCAGGATTGTCTCATGATTTGAAAACACCTCTGAGTACGATTTACGGTTATGGACTCATGCTTGAATCCGATCAATATCAATGGTCCAAGGAAGAAGTCATGGAAATGGGACAGGTTATTCGTGAGAAATCAGAATACATGTCGACACTGATTGAGGATTTAAACCTCACGTACCGCTTGAAGAATGGTGCCCTGCCTATTAATCGGAAACCGGTCAAACTCAGTGAATTTTTAGCTTCCATTATGGACGAGTTTTCAAGAAGTTCCTTTTCTGAGGATTATCCATCCTCCTTTGAAGATCAAACAAATGGTGTCATATTTGAGATCGATAAAGCCTGGTTCAGACGAGTGATTGAGAACCTGCTGGCGAATGCAGTTAAGCATAACCAAAAAGGCACTCATATTACAGCAGTTTTATCTGAAACAGATGAAGAAGTTCGGATTGAAATGAAAGACAATGGCTCCGGAATGGCACAGGAAACGGTTGATCATCTATTTAACCGCTACTACAGAGGGACAAATACCAATGATCCAACGAACGGAACAGGACTCGGGCTTGCGATAGCAAAAGAGCTCGTCTTGCTTCATGACGGTGATATTCAAGTTGAAAGTGAACTAGGTACTGGAACAACTATTGCGATTATCCTAAAAAAATCATCATCTGTAAAATAG
- the uxaC gene encoding glucuronate isomerase encodes MKAFLDDQFLLNSQTAEKLYHEFAKDLPIIDYHCHLSPKEIYENKTFHNITEAWLYGDHYKWRAMRANGIPESHVTGDASDYEKFLAWAKTVPMTIGNPLYHWTHLELRRYFGVEELLNEKTAHIIWQKVNEKLQGEGFGARDFIVKSNVETVVTTDDPVDSLYYHQKLREEGFTVQVLPGFRPDKALDITNHLFAAYVHELAEASSTPIQSYQDFLTALHARIDFFHEQGCLISDHAINEMMFEETTEEEVKAIFHKRMSGHSLTEKETIKFKTQTFIKLGQAYYERGWAMQLHINALRNNNTKMFERLGPDTGYDAMNDEDIAKPLCRILDRLEQEQALPKTILYSLNPRDHVVISTLAGSFQDGTTPGKIQHGTAWWYNDTKQGMTEQMMALSSIGLISRFIGMLTDSRSFLSYTRHEYFRRLLCDMIGDWVEKGEAPYDLELLEGIVKGISYKNARQYFQFDRAKQLQHPNKTT; translated from the coding sequence ATGAAAGCCTTTTTAGATGATCAGTTTTTACTCAACAGTCAAACGGCGGAAAAGCTATACCATGAGTTTGCAAAGGACCTTCCAATTATAGATTACCATTGTCATTTAAGCCCCAAAGAAATCTATGAAAATAAAACCTTCCATAATATCACCGAAGCATGGCTTTACGGAGATCATTACAAATGGCGTGCCATGAGAGCAAACGGCATACCCGAATCGCACGTCACAGGGGATGCCTCAGACTATGAGAAGTTTCTGGCATGGGCAAAGACCGTTCCCATGACCATTGGAAACCCGCTCTATCACTGGACTCATTTAGAGCTGAGGCGATATTTTGGAGTGGAAGAACTTTTAAACGAAAAAACCGCACACATCATCTGGCAGAAAGTAAATGAAAAGCTGCAAGGAGAGGGTTTTGGTGCAAGAGACTTCATTGTGAAATCGAACGTTGAAACAGTCGTGACAACAGATGATCCAGTCGATTCGCTTTACTATCATCAAAAACTGCGGGAAGAAGGATTCACTGTACAAGTGCTGCCTGGATTTCGGCCTGATAAGGCACTCGATATAACGAATCATTTATTTGCAGCATATGTGCACGAACTGGCAGAGGCTTCATCTACTCCAATACAATCCTATCAAGACTTTTTAACAGCACTCCATGCAAGAATTGATTTTTTCCATGAACAGGGCTGCCTGATCTCAGATCATGCCATTAACGAAATGATGTTTGAAGAAACGACGGAAGAAGAAGTAAAAGCCATCTTTCATAAAAGAATGTCGGGGCATTCATTGACGGAAAAAGAGACGATCAAATTTAAAACACAAACATTCATTAAGCTAGGTCAGGCTTACTATGAGCGGGGATGGGCAATGCAGCTTCATATCAATGCGCTTAGGAACAACAATACGAAAATGTTTGAGCGGCTTGGACCAGATACAGGGTATGATGCGATGAATGATGAAGATATTGCCAAGCCGCTTTGCCGAATACTGGATCGTTTAGAACAAGAACAGGCACTGCCAAAAACCATTCTCTATTCCTTGAATCCTAGGGATCATGTTGTGATTTCAACATTGGCTGGAAGTTTTCAAGACGGGACGACACCTGGGAAGATTCAGCACGGCACTGCTTGGTGGTATAATGATACGAAACAAGGGATGACAGAGCAGATGATGGCTCTATCCAGTATTGGACTGATCAGCCGTTTCATTGGGATGCTGACAGATTCACGAAGCTTTTTGTCGTATACAAGGCATGAATATTTCCGAAGACTGCTTTGTGATATGATAGGAGATTGGGTAGAAAAAGGAGAAGCCCCGTATGATCTTGAGCTGTTAGAGGGAATCGTGAAAGGAATCAGTTATAAAAATGCCAGGCAGTATTTCCAATTTGACCGGGCAAAGCAGCTCCAGCATCCAAACAAAACCACATGA